The Nitrospira lenta region TCCGATGCGCGCCACGGTCCCGACGATTTCATGCCCCGGTACCATGGGGAAGAGCGAGCCGCCCCATCCGTCCCGGGCTTGGTGGATGTCGGAGTGGCAGATGCCGCAATGGGTGATGGTGATCAAAATGTCGTGAGGGCCGACCTCGCGCCGTTCAAATGAGAAGGGGGTCAGTGCCGCTTTGGCGGTCATCGCCGCGTAGCCTTTGGTCTGTAGCATCGTGGGTGCTCCTGGTTCTAAATAATAAGCAGGGAAGGCTATAAATTTAGCAAAATGGGTATACGGATGCCAACTTGGAAATGTTCGTGAGCGATCGGTTCGTCAACCAGGGAGGCCTCCGTGCGTTGTACGATGCAGTGCCTGGTTCGATATGAAGGAGTGTTGGCGATGCCCATGACCTTTCAGGATGCGCGGCATCTGTTGTCCCGCACGGGATTCGGCGGGACTCCCGCCGATATTCGTGAACTGACCGGGCTCGATCGTGAGGTCGCCGTCGATCAACTTCTCGCCGGGGTGGGCAGGACTGCTAGGACAACCCCTCCCTCCCACCTGCTCAATGCCCTGCCGCCGGCCGAGGGGATGACGGGGAAGGGATTGAGCGTTGAGCAGAAGCAGGCGCTCAAGCAGGAGCGGCGAGAGGACGTCTTCGAGCTGAAGGGCTGGTGGTATCAGGAATTGCTCGCTACGCCGTCTCCCTTGACCGAACGGTTGACGCTGTTCTGGCACAACCACTTCACGTCCAGCTTCCACAAGGTGAAATGGCCGGCGCTGCTATACCACCAGAATGTGCTACTTCGCCACCATGCGCGGGGATCATTCCGGGATCTGCTCTTCCAGATCGCGAAGGATCCGGCGATGGTGCTGTATTTGGATACGCAGTCGAATCACCGAGACCATCCGAATGAAAACTTCGCCCGCGAGCTCTTCGAGCTGTTCACGCTCGGGGAAGGGCACTATACCGAAACCGATATCAAGGAAGCAGCGCGCGCCTTTACCGGCTGGCATGTGGCGCTGCGTCACGGCGGCGGGTTTGCGTTCAATCGGCGTCAGCATGATGCGGGCGTCAAGCATGTCTTGGGAAAGACCGGTGCCTTCGGCGGCGACGACATTCTGGCGATTGCGTTGGACCAACCGGCCTGCGCTCGGTACATCACGGCAAAGCTGTGGCGGGAGTTTGTTTCGGATGAGCCGGATGCGCGTGAGGTCGAGCGGCTTGCGGTGCAGTTTCGCAACGGTGGTTATCAGATTGCGCCGTTGCTACGCGGGTTGCTGACGCTGCCGCAATTCTGGGCGCCAGAGACGCGCGGGTTGCTTGTGAAGTCGCCGGTTGAATTGTTGGTCGGTACCGTCCGCCTCCTAAATCTGCCGATCAAGGACACGGCCATGCTCGCGAAGTATGGGAAACGTCTGGGGCAGGATCTCTTCGATCCGCCCAACGTGAAGGGCTGGCCCGGGGGGACTCGCTGGATTACCAGTGCGACCCTGCTAAATCGCTGGCAACTCTTACAGCGGGGCCTGCGGGGCGCAGACATGGGCGGACCTATGCATACTCATGCAGGTACGGGTGAGATGCACGGCGCCGCCTGGGTTACGGAGGAAGCGGCGGAGACTGTGCAGGCGGTCTTGGTGCCGGTGCCGCCGGTGAATCCGGTTCCGACGGGAGAAGACCGGTGGCAGATGGTCCATCACTTGGTGATGGATCCAACCTTCCAGCTGAAATGAGGGACGTGAGATGCTTCGCCGGGATGTGTTGAAATTCGCAGCGACGTTGCCATTACTGTGGCTGGCACCACGGCCGTTTGACCTTCTTGCGGCTTCGTCTGCGTCCGCCCAGGGCCGCTGGGATCGCATCCTGATCCTAGTCGAACTGCATGGAGGCAATGACGGCCTCAACACGCTTGTGCCGTATTCCGACGAACGGTATTACCAGGCCCGTCCTCATTTGGCGATTCCTCGTGAGCGAGTGCTGCAGCTCTCGCCATCAGTCGGGTTTCATTATGCGCTGGAGCCGCTGATGCCTCTGTGGGAGAAGCGGCAGTTGGCGATTATCCAGGGTGTCGGCTATCCCGATCCGAACCGGTCGCATTTTCGATCGATTGAAATCTGGGACACGGCGTCGGCCAGCCAGCAAGTATTGGATGAAGGTTGGCTCGCCCGTTTGTTTGAGGCGTATCCGTTGCCGGAGACCTTTGCTACCGACGGGATTCTGCTTGGTCAGCGGGACGGCGGGCCGTTGAGTGGAAAGACGGTCCGGACGATCGCGCTGCACGATCCGCAGCGGTTTCTCCAGCAGGCCAGCCACGTCAAGGCGGTGGAACAGTCGAGTACCAACCGCGCACTGGCTCACATCCTTCAGGTGCAACGGGAACTCACCCATGCTGCAGGCGATTTGGCTGCGCATCTGCAACAGGCCCCGCCGTTGCCGACGGCTTTTCCGGCCTCGTCGATCGGACACCAGCTGGAAACGGTGGCGCAGCTGCTGACGGCCAAGGTGCCGGTGGCAGTACTGAAAATTTCACAGACGGGTTTCGATACCCATGCCGGTCAGTTAGGGCACCATGAGCGGCTGTTGAAGGAGTTAGCTGAGGCTCTGGTGGCGTTCCGTCAGGCGATGGTTCAAGCCGGGCTCTGGGACCGCATTTTGCTGATGACCTATTCAGAATTCGGACGGCGGGTCGGTGAGAATGCCAGTGCGGGAACGGATCATGGGACTGCGGCTCCGCATCTGTTCCTAGGCGGATCTGTGAAGGGGGGCTTGTATGGAAGTGCGCCGTCGCTAAGCGATCTTCAGGAGGGTGATCTGAAACATCGGATCGATTATCGGAGTCTGTATGCCACGCTGATGCGATCGTGGTGGGGGATTCCAGGAACGACGATTGTGGGACCAGAGTACCAGGCGATCAATTGTCTGGCGTGATGGATCCGGTTTGTGGCGGGTCCGGGTCTTCGTCAATTGGTCTCTCCGAATCAATTGTCAGCGGCGTGCCCGGGATACGATAGCCTCCGGTGGCCCAGGTGCCCAGGTCCGTGAGTTGACAACGTTCTGAGCAGAACGGCCGCCAGGGATTGTTTTTCCACTCGGTAGGTGTGCGGCAGATCGGGCATGTCATGCCGGAAGTCTACCATTCTCCCTGTTCGGTTAGGCAAGAGGGGCGAGCGTTTCGCTAGGAATTCGTCTGCGGTTTGGCGACGTGTAGAAAGCGTTGCAGGCGGCTACGGTCTAGATCGGACAAATTCAAGAACTCGACGCCGAATTCACCATGATCGGCCCAGCGGACGGCGGCCGAGTGGACGGTAATCGGCGAACCCAGATCGGTGGCCCGAATGAGGAGCCGGACACCTGATCCGGGACTGATCGGGGCCGTGCTGGTGACGGCGCAGCCTCCGGCGGAGATGTCGAACATCGTGCCTTCGCGGATTTCGGTCTGCGTGGTTGTGGAGAAGAAAACTTGGAGCTCGACAGGAATACGGTGATGCTCGCGGCACTCGATCATGACGGTCTCCCGGCGGTGGATTAGCGGGTGGAGGGGTGTTCGAAGAGCTTCACGGAGACGGCGTTCTGTTTCATCTTCTTGACGAGCCCGACATAGGACACGTCGCGAATGATGCTCGTGAACTGCGCGCGGTAGTTGCTCACGATGCTGGCTCCATCCACCACCACATCGTAGACCAGCCATTCCCCCGATTGAAGGAATAACCGAAAATCCACCTGGGTATCGACTTTCGGATTCGTCAGGTGCGTTTTGACTTCGGCGAAGTGTGCCTCCTGCCGCTCGCTGAGATACGACACGGCCGCGGCGGAATGTTCGCTGATCCGTCCGGCAAAATTGTCTCGAAGCAATTGGACGAAGAGCTCGACGAATTCCCGGCGATCGGTTTCGGGGAGTTCCGCCCAGGCTGTGCCGAGCGTGCGCTTGGCCATTTCCTCGTAGGAGACCCGCTGCATAATGATCTGCTCGATCGCTTGCCGTCGCTCGTCCGATCGATCCGGCTGCTTCAGCGCGGACTCGTCCAATATGCGCTGCAGTTCTGTAATGGTGTGTTTGACGGCGTCGGTTGCGGAACCGATGGAAGGGGAGACCATCGGTTCTGCGGCCCAGAGGGTCTGTCCCGTGCCGCATGCGATCACGAGTCCCACCGTGAGGAACAGGCGCCGGATCAGGGGGCGCGTCACATCGTATGTAAAAAGGGTATTCAGCACCTCACAAGCGTAGCAGGGATAGACGGGATGTAAAGACAAGCGAAACTAGCTGGAAACAGAGGGCAATGAGAGCAGGTGGAACCCTGCACTCGGAGTTTAGCCAGACTTCTGCGCTTTTTCGAGTTTGGCCCAGGCGTCTTTCAATGACACGGTTCGATTGAAGACCAGGCTGCTTGGTGAGGTATCTGGGTCAACACAGAAGTAGCCGGTTCGCTCAAACTGATAGCGCGCGCCGACCGGCGCCTGTTGCAGGCTGGGTTCGACCAGGCAGCCGGTCAATCGTTCGAGCGATTGCGGATTGAGCGACTGTGTCCAGTCCTGATCAGGTGAAACCTTCGCCAGGTCGGTCGTCAGTAACGGATTGTA contains the following coding sequences:
- a CDS encoding DNA gyrase inhibitor YacG produces the protein MTCPICRTPTEWKNNPWRPFCSERCQLTDLGTWATGGYRIPGTPLTIDSERPIDEDPDPPQTGSITPDN
- a CDS encoding DUF1501 domain-containing protein, which encodes MLRRDVLKFAATLPLLWLAPRPFDLLAASSASAQGRWDRILILVELHGGNDGLNTLVPYSDERYYQARPHLAIPRERVLQLSPSVGFHYALEPLMPLWEKRQLAIIQGVGYPDPNRSHFRSIEIWDTASASQQVLDEGWLARLFEAYPLPETFATDGILLGQRDGGPLSGKTVRTIALHDPQRFLQQASHVKAVEQSSTNRALAHILQVQRELTHAAGDLAAHLQQAPPLPTAFPASSIGHQLETVAQLLTAKVPVAVLKISQTGFDTHAGQLGHHERLLKELAEALVAFRQAMVQAGLWDRILLMTYSEFGRRVGENASAGTDHGTAAPHLFLGGSVKGGLYGSAPSLSDLQEGDLKHRIDYRSLYATLMRSWWGIPGTTIVGPEYQAINCLA
- a CDS encoding PilZ domain-containing protein, coding for MIECREHHRIPVELQVFFSTTTQTEIREGTMFDISAGGCAVTSTAPISPGSGVRLLIRATDLGSPITVHSAAVRWADHGEFGVEFLNLSDLDRSRLQRFLHVAKPQTNS
- a CDS encoding DUF1800 domain-containing protein, translated to MPMTFQDARHLLSRTGFGGTPADIRELTGLDREVAVDQLLAGVGRTARTTPPSHLLNALPPAEGMTGKGLSVEQKQALKQERREDVFELKGWWYQELLATPSPLTERLTLFWHNHFTSSFHKVKWPALLYHQNVLLRHHARGSFRDLLFQIAKDPAMVLYLDTQSNHRDHPNENFARELFELFTLGEGHYTETDIKEAARAFTGWHVALRHGGGFAFNRRQHDAGVKHVLGKTGAFGGDDILAIALDQPACARYITAKLWREFVSDEPDAREVERLAVQFRNGGYQIAPLLRGLLTLPQFWAPETRGLLVKSPVELLVGTVRLLNLPIKDTAMLAKYGKRLGQDLFDPPNVKGWPGGTRWITSATLLNRWQLLQRGLRGADMGGPMHTHAGTGEMHGAAWVTEEAAETVQAVLVPVPPVNPVPTGEDRWQMVHHLVMDPTFQLK
- a CDS encoding ABC transporter substrate-binding protein, which translates into the protein MLNTLFTYDVTRPLIRRLFLTVGLVIACGTGQTLWAAEPMVSPSIGSATDAVKHTITELQRILDESALKQPDRSDERRQAIEQIIMQRVSYEEMAKRTLGTAWAELPETDRREFVELFVQLLRDNFAGRISEHSAAAVSYLSERQEAHFAEVKTHLTNPKVDTQVDFRLFLQSGEWLVYDVVVDGASIVSNYRAQFTSIIRDVSYVGLVKKMKQNAVSVKLFEHPSTR